A region of the uncultured Desulfovibrio sp. genome:
CCCCGGCCCGGGCCGTATCAGGCCACGGCCCCACCTGCACGTTCCAGAGGTCATTGCTGCCAAAATAGATGCGTCCCGTATAGCCGGCCTCACTGAGCTGCCGGATGAGCCGCTGGGCATTGGCCTTGACCCCGAAGGCTCCCACCTGCACGTAGTAGCTGCCCATGACATCGCCATCCGCCCGGACTTCAGGAATGCCGCCGCTCAGGCTCTGGATGCGTACCCGCGTCGTGCCCTTGCCGATGACATCCAGGCGCTGGGCCGCGCCCTTGGACAGATCGATGACACGATCATCCACAAAGGGGCCACGGTCGTTGATGCGCAGGATGAGGGAACGCCGGTTGGCCAGATTGGTCACCCGCACCCGGGTCCCCAGGGGCAGAATCTTGTGGGCGGCCGTCATGGCATACTGGTTATAGCGTTCGCCGCTGGCCGTGGTCTTGCCATGAAAGCCCGGCCCGTACCAGGAGGCCACGCCCTCTTCCACAAAGCCGTGCGCGGACTTGAGCGGATAATAGGTCTTGCCGCGGATGGTATAGGGCTTGCTGCCGGGCACGCCTCCCTTGCGCCAGGAGGAGGAACCGCAGCCGTTCAGCAGCGTTGCGCAGAACAACGCCAGCAGCAGCACGGCCGCAGCGCGCATAACGGCACCACGCCTCATGCCGGCCGGCCGTCCGCGGCAGAGGCTTCGGCATGCCGCTCGCTCAGGGAGCGCAGCAGCTCCTGGCCGTCCTTGTCCAGGCGCTGCAACGAACGGGCACGCAGCAGCAGGCGTTCGGCCTCCTCCGCGCGCCCGGCCTCCAGAAAGTTTTCCGCAGCCAGATGATAGAGACGCTGGGGCCTGTCCCCGTACAGGGCGCGCATCAAGTCGGAAAACAGCACCCCAAAGGCCCGCCGGGCCGTGTCTTCCTCCACGGCCAGCCAGCGGGCCAGATGCCCGTTGCCGCCCCGTCCCTCCAGATAGCGCGTCAGCAGATAGAGGCCGTGGCGCAGCACGTAGAGAATACGCTGCAACTCGCGGGCAGAGCTTTCCGCCGTCTGCGAGGCCAGCTCGTGCAGCGGGTCGTACAGGTCTCCGGTGACGGAAGGCGCACGGGAAAGCTGGGCCAGACGGCTGGCATAATGCTGCCGCTGGAAGGCATCCTCACGCAGCTTGACGCATTCGTGAAAGGCATAGCCGATGCACCAGTCCAGCAGGGCCTCCACCGGAGCCTGCATGGTGAGGCCCGTGGGATGCACGCTGCCCGCAAACTGCCAGAGCAGGATGGCATCAGGGGGCGGCGTGTCGCCGACGGTATTGCGGAAAAGATGATGGGAAGTATCCTTCAGCCGCCAGAAGACGCCCTTGCGGTTGACCTCGCCCAGCAGATCGCGCAGCGAGGCATAGGACACAAGGCCGTCGCGGGAAAAGAGCCGGCTCTGCTCGTCGATGCCCAGATAGACCGTGCAGTAGTCGCGCACCAGATCGCGCACGAAAAAGCCCCGGCGGGCCAGGAGCCAGCGATGACTCACTGCTCGGCCTCGCGCAGCAGCAGTTCGGCCACGTTGATGTCATAAATGCGCAGGGGGTCGGCGTCGGCATTGCGTTCCTCGCGGTAGAGCTGCGCCGCGTCCTGCAGCACCCGGTAGGGAATCCAGCCATGCCGTTCCCAGACTTCGGGCAGCTCATCCTGCCAGAGGCGGAATTCCACCACGCTATCCTGCCGCCGCACATAGACGCGTACCTTGTGGTTGCCTGCCTGCGGATAATAATAAAGGCCGCGTTTGTCTTGCATAATTCGTCCTTCCTGTATGGGGGCATGTGCCCGCGTGCAGCGCTTATATCCTTAAAAGGGTCCCTTTGCCAAGAGCACAGCCCGGCCGGCCCTGACCAGGGGCAAGAAAAACTCCCGGGCCAAGGCAGTTGTCATTGCCCGACAAATGAGATATGAAAGAGCGAGTTTCTGTTGCGGACCGTGCTCCGAAACGCCTCAAGGCACTGGGATGCCCCGGCGAAGCCTGTTTTCCCGGACAGGCAGGTGCGCTCCGTCAGCGTCTCGGGCGTGATCAGTCCGCACCAACGTACCTGCCCCCAGAGCGGTACGCTATCTGCGGTTGGAGCACCGGCTCCGGACACGCGCGAAGGCACATCACGCAACGCCGTGATACACACAAACCATGTGGAGGTATGGCAATGGCGAAACATGCAACCCCCCTGTTGGACCAGCTGGAAAGCGGCCCCTGGCCGAGCTTTGTGTCCGACATCAAACAGGAAGCGGCCCATCGTGCCGCCAATCCGCAGGGTCTCGACTATCAGATTCCCGTCGACTGCCCTGAAGACCTGCTGGGCCTTCTGGAGCTTTCCTATGAAGAAAAGGAAACGCACTGGAAGCACGGCGGCATCGTGGGCGTGTTCGGCTACGGTGGCGGCGTTATCGGCCGTTACTGCGACCAGCCCGAAAAGTACCCCGGTGTGGCCCACTTCCACACCATGCGCGTGGCTCAGCCCGCCGCCAAATTCTATCACACCAAGTTCCTGCGCGACCTGTGCGACATCTGGGATCTGCGC
Encoded here:
- a CDS encoding septal ring lytic transglycosylase RlpA family protein; translation: MRAAAVLLLALFCATLLNGCGSSSWRKGGVPGSKPYTIRGKTYYPLKSAHGFVEEGVASWYGPGFHGKTTASGERYNQYAMTAAHKILPLGTRVRVTNLANRRSLILRINDRGPFVDDRVIDLSKGAAQRLDVIGKGTTRVRIQSLSGGIPEVRADGDVMGSYYVQVGAFGVKANAQRLIRQLSEAGYTGRIYFGSNDLWNVQVGPWPDTARAGAMLDLLRRSYPHAFVVGDK